A part of Spodoptera frugiperda isolate SF20-4 chromosome 25, AGI-APGP_CSIRO_Sfru_2.0, whole genome shotgun sequence genomic DNA contains:
- the LOC118268456 gene encoding uncharacterized protein LOC118268456, whose amino-acid sequence MSGDILGVVFDAGSQSFKAGFAGEPSPRTMVPNIVGRFRRDGLLDGLPIVYCGTQAIKNRGISKLVYPVKEGLIDDWNEMEMLWHHVFYKELHVPPESTKILHSVHPLTSKNDNQKMAEILFEIFAIDSLYIAKSTALVLNAYGRTSGVVWECGHSCSYVAPVFEGFPLRHATFTSPITGNMLTKRLQNLMFKAGYSLTTPYELDLIEKIKKETCYVSQHYDKELAESSGYDSKVRYTLPDGQDLLLGEERFLCPEVFFKPELEDLKCKNIMETICHSIDLCDIDYRSMFYSNIVCSGGATMTLGFVERLNKELTHYLKKSSRDVRPRVDAIPVRQYAAWVGGSMLASFPNLQGFWLTKEEYDDSGPDLVKSKFF is encoded by the exons ATGTCCGGTGACATTCTTGGAGTGGTGTTCGATGCTGGTTCACAGTCTTTCAAGGCAGGGTTCGCCGGGGAACCCTCTCCACGGACAATGGTGCCCAATATTGTTGGCAG GTTTCGTCGCGACGGTCTCCTGGACGGTTTACCGATTGTGTATTGTGGGACTCAAGCCATTAAAAACCGGGGTATATCCAAGTTGGTGTACCCGGTGAAGGAAGGTCTCATTGACGACTGGAATGAGATGGAGATGCTGTGGCATCACGTCTTCTACAAAGAACTGCATGTACCACCAGAGTCTACGAAGATTTTGCACTCGGTGCATCCTCTTACGTCAAAGAATGATAA TCAAAAAATGGctgaaatattgtttgaaatcTTCGCCATTGACTCGCTCTACATTGCAAAGTCAACGGCTTTGGTGCTGAATGCATACGGCAGGACATCTGGCGTTGTCTGGGAGTGCGGCCACTCCTGCTCCTACGTGGCACCGGTGTTTGAAGGGTTCCCCTTGAGGCACGCTACGTTCACCTCGCCGATAACTGGCAATATGCTGACTAAAAGACTGCAGAATCTCATGTTCAAAGCTGGGTATTCACTCACAACTCCATATGAACTAGATCTCATTGAAAAAATTAAG AAAGAAACATGTTACGTATCCCAGCACTACGATAAGGAGCTAGCAGAATCATCAGGATATGATAGCAAGGTTAGGTACACCCTCCCGGATGGTCAGGACTTACTACTGGGAGAGGAGCGGTTTCTCTGCCCAGAGGTCTTCTTTAAACCCGAGCTTGAAGACCTGAAGTGCAAAAATATAATGGAGACCATTTGCCACAGTATCGATTTATGTGATATTGATTATAG GTCCATGTTCTACAGCAACATCGTGTGTTCTGGCGGCGCTACAATGACATTAGGTTTTGTAGAGCGCCTCAATAAGGAACTGACGCACTACCTGAAGAAATCCTCGCGCGACGTGCGACCGCGTGTAGACGCGATCCCCGTGAGGCAGTACGCTGCCTGGGTGGGAGGGTCCATGCTAGCCTCCTTTCCAAACTTGCAAGGTTTCTGGCTGACCAAAGAAGAGTACGATGATTCCGGACCTGATCTTGTCAAGTCTAAGTTCTTTTAA